Proteins from one Tsuneonella aeria genomic window:
- a CDS encoding AAA family ATPase has protein sequence MADLLWGWYCENSEFDDLVEWVKEIAIERPYIKRNAYFITEEVLVSLGNGGELPLALDDADFATTLLLFAAQLAPDEALQMLRAAAGLGVSSFSELLCDQTNVVELATVEKQRDKPEPRSPSEAPQKPSLLFEKGPRLATLDPSDLALAELPSPRKEVQEALAPLRKLAADAAEAESAFSKVDPLLSISNLTHLEDDDYNNVVKLVTNVRDTHRQKNAMCDAVREELLNRVESLLALAHVPAQQWITAFFDGADIHSLCEIANQVDTAEQLISGEITPEARYALSARVERARHFTDLVDACRWFSAFRTQLAARASAEAAFVQEAKAYLREAKLPQVVEWLANLDSAEVECLARETTSDKWPIQRSLLFRLGIDKGESFADFCQRALTGETNFQSRRNTMVYFDPASAAFDRHPVLQRIIAVERFRDLLEFGPLAAITDPTSRLCDAELVGTPSSNLVGAIVKHLDLVGAGNELKRLACPLEPLDDHAEQSLLAFAAQSFIPSNLYLQLKEVAREQFFAPLVRAGAVIPAQAGKFTRTFNIEDAVSFAVEAVKDASPKLTRIEKRHEAYLERYLRVGENLVQAYDAAARPETKGRRREFRQELADHVAALATEGGEIGSKSWLEAEIRAALFGDGAGHIQPTLVGVATPLARQEWTAADSLRAQESSLFLPEFYINEPLTRLEVCALGLRLWAAEETLEPRDIVEELLSRELFQAALSLIDDAPLTDEERRLLKEKASSSAASAIAPLRQQLDDLKARYGQAAVEASPVWQEILAALDHVNLTEARTCLELLELDVEEAEDAAVPEPQPAFSGEAAEVLRLLLKAGVQGVSPDWTTEDLKTRWRTELHQRVDERTHLRLVQRALDDAPSDVAMIEDVRSFFAQSENPDLWLPAARAKEFSDLLEAAAEKLRTWVQTSPAFEPKARRALAEIVRWFQRFVVDQSTALRAVGEGGSVDDLLEHVLEAVDCIEQPSDPVSSLSALVAMGELEELSSDEEPGEISPASVAPASPKATQSAELSEFVESEDWAALAEASRSLRSQANQDEARRLDDLGDFADTMLALEKGDVSAIAGGLVGAARSLSAGGQVVSRIMPLKRQQAVAANLLAAALAQEQGPAAQLPRPALDGSWAPLFTRRGDLLSVLEGGTQATKVLEQLSTGALGREIIELIWDAPTKTADPGQARAAFLSFLHDRRLDEHILALAQRHDPGIRSRLGQLLDLRAVAATRPDLIPMSQAVAEQVAASARTLPFRTFVKSLPSAGTALDIDLIVEAEKDIVLRFNQRRACEVTIAVSVQPQGMVPERLEFSLFPEDDVSFTDGSRRYTATEQPIYMSTEWPLTISFGETWGAGELGKESFRLRASARLLTGDLVNRDVLCSLVRADREATGLRRIDNETLIETYPGVESTPAQDEAFIGRFDELEQLNEALVTARRPSPVLLTGMRRIGKTSLLYAFHEKNRRPTPNGAVTVYLSIAEKRAALMDPQRDVGSTIFSTILHALGKHRFGQSDHNRFVGEKLQHSLGNEKGAVRHALSDLRDPESLSDSLILLGEHLVEWLGGVSRVVFLIDEAETLVLPYRAGGAKRLELEQFLQSLREVSQSSPAVGILLSGSNHIAEFAKSYKNAFFGSSRQIELGGLFDYDLARRMVAPSQVEPYVRFDHEAIRYAIQMCAGMPQFLWQAGAATTALVRTGPVTRSDVRRGIAAIIADRVSELPFKAYNVLEPVEHMLGLQGEREQDLLWLLLWRVANASSLVADEAQQHFIIDQSLLELDDPDAWKQRLINLVDLNILEMPRSAMYRFKVPIFAEGFRAPRHRQNYNLRHQRAAA, from the coding sequence TTGGCTGATCTTCTTTGGGGCTGGTACTGTGAAAACTCTGAGTTCGATGATCTGGTCGAGTGGGTCAAAGAGATTGCGATTGAGCGCCCGTACATTAAACGAAACGCCTACTTCATTACCGAAGAGGTCCTCGTCTCTTTAGGAAACGGAGGTGAGCTTCCCCTTGCTCTTGATGATGCGGACTTCGCGACTACGCTCCTCCTGTTTGCTGCACAGTTAGCGCCCGATGAAGCACTTCAAATGCTTCGTGCCGCAGCCGGGCTGGGGGTAAGCTCCTTCTCAGAGCTTCTCTGCGATCAAACGAATGTCGTTGAGCTCGCGACTGTCGAAAAACAGCGCGACAAGCCGGAGCCTCGGTCGCCTTCGGAAGCGCCCCAGAAGCCATCCCTTTTGTTTGAAAAAGGGCCGCGCCTTGCTACTCTTGACCCCAGCGATCTTGCTCTTGCAGAGCTACCCTCTCCGAGGAAGGAGGTACAGGAGGCGCTCGCGCCCCTGCGGAAGTTAGCGGCCGATGCGGCCGAAGCAGAGTCAGCTTTCTCTAAAGTGGACCCCCTGCTCTCCATTAGCAATCTAACCCATCTGGAGGACGACGACTACAATAACGTCGTCAAGCTGGTGACGAACGTCCGTGATACTCACCGGCAGAAAAATGCGATGTGCGACGCGGTGCGCGAAGAATTGTTGAACCGCGTCGAGAGCTTGCTTGCCTTGGCTCATGTGCCGGCGCAGCAGTGGATTACTGCCTTCTTCGATGGAGCAGATATTCATTCCCTCTGCGAAATCGCCAATCAAGTCGACACCGCTGAGCAGCTGATCTCAGGCGAGATAACGCCGGAGGCGCGTTACGCTTTATCTGCCCGTGTCGAAAGGGCGCGGCACTTCACTGACCTTGTTGATGCCTGCCGATGGTTTTCAGCTTTCCGAACACAACTAGCCGCTCGAGCTAGTGCGGAGGCAGCGTTCGTGCAGGAGGCAAAAGCTTACCTGAGGGAGGCGAAGCTCCCTCAGGTCGTCGAGTGGCTTGCGAATTTGGACAGTGCAGAGGTTGAGTGCCTCGCACGCGAAACGACGTCTGACAAATGGCCCATCCAGCGGAGCCTACTGTTTCGATTAGGGATCGATAAAGGCGAAAGCTTCGCCGATTTCTGTCAACGGGCATTGACTGGTGAAACGAATTTCCAGTCCCGTCGCAACACAATGGTCTATTTCGATCCAGCTTCGGCCGCATTCGACCGACACCCGGTGCTGCAGCGGATCATAGCCGTAGAACGGTTCCGCGACCTGCTGGAATTCGGACCATTGGCAGCAATCACAGACCCGACAAGCCGCCTGTGTGACGCAGAGCTCGTGGGCACCCCTAGCAGCAACCTAGTGGGTGCTATTGTGAAGCATCTTGATCTAGTTGGCGCAGGTAACGAACTAAAACGTCTCGCTTGTCCCTTGGAGCCGCTCGACGATCATGCAGAGCAATCGTTGCTCGCGTTCGCTGCTCAAAGTTTCATTCCGTCGAACCTATATTTGCAGTTAAAGGAGGTGGCTCGCGAGCAGTTCTTCGCGCCGCTTGTTCGAGCCGGGGCTGTTATTCCTGCGCAGGCGGGAAAGTTCACCCGCACCTTCAACATCGAGGATGCCGTGAGCTTCGCGGTCGAGGCTGTGAAGGACGCTTCTCCAAAGCTCACCCGAATTGAGAAGCGGCATGAAGCGTACCTTGAGCGATACCTCCGTGTCGGCGAGAACCTGGTGCAGGCCTACGATGCAGCAGCGCGGCCAGAGACAAAGGGGCGTCGCAGAGAGTTCCGGCAAGAGCTCGCAGATCATGTGGCTGCACTGGCCACTGAAGGGGGTGAGATTGGCAGCAAGTCTTGGCTTGAGGCGGAGATACGCGCCGCTCTTTTCGGTGACGGTGCGGGTCACATCCAACCAACATTAGTCGGCGTGGCTACGCCCCTCGCGCGACAGGAATGGACCGCGGCCGACAGTTTGCGCGCGCAAGAATCGTCACTTTTCCTCCCCGAGTTCTATATCAATGAACCTCTCACCCGCCTTGAGGTATGTGCACTGGGCCTTCGCTTGTGGGCCGCCGAAGAAACGCTCGAACCAAGGGATATCGTTGAAGAATTGCTATCCCGGGAACTGTTTCAAGCCGCGCTCTCGCTGATCGACGACGCTCCTCTTACGGATGAGGAGCGTCGTCTGCTCAAAGAGAAGGCCTCTTCTTCGGCCGCTTCTGCCATAGCCCCTCTGCGGCAGCAGCTGGACGACCTGAAGGCAAGATATGGACAGGCGGCGGTTGAGGCGTCCCCGGTTTGGCAGGAAATCTTGGCTGCCCTTGATCATGTGAACCTCACCGAAGCTCGCACGTGTCTAGAGCTGCTCGAGCTGGACGTCGAAGAAGCAGAGGACGCTGCGGTGCCAGAGCCTCAGCCTGCTTTCAGCGGAGAGGCCGCCGAAGTTCTCCGGCTCCTTTTGAAAGCTGGTGTGCAAGGGGTGAGCCCCGACTGGACCACAGAAGATCTCAAAACTCGATGGCGCACGGAACTCCACCAGCGGGTGGACGAGCGAACTCACTTGCGCCTCGTTCAGCGAGCGCTCGATGACGCGCCTTCAGATGTGGCCATGATCGAGGACGTGCGAAGCTTCTTTGCGCAGTCAGAAAACCCCGATCTTTGGCTTCCAGCCGCCCGAGCGAAGGAGTTTTCGGACCTGCTGGAAGCGGCGGCAGAAAAACTGAGGACGTGGGTTCAGACTTCCCCTGCTTTCGAACCTAAGGCTCGACGCGCATTGGCTGAGATCGTGCGTTGGTTTCAGCGCTTTGTCGTCGATCAATCGACAGCTCTTCGTGCCGTTGGCGAAGGCGGTAGCGTTGACGATCTTCTGGAACATGTGTTGGAAGCTGTCGACTGCATCGAGCAGCCGTCTGATCCCGTTAGCTCTTTGAGCGCCCTTGTTGCCATGGGCGAGCTAGAGGAACTTAGCTCTGATGAAGAGCCGGGCGAGATATCGCCAGCCTCTGTCGCGCCGGCTTCCCCAAAGGCGACGCAAAGTGCCGAACTCAGCGAATTCGTCGAATCCGAAGATTGGGCTGCTCTCGCCGAAGCTTCTAGATCCTTGCGCAGCCAAGCCAATCAGGACGAGGCACGTCGACTGGATGATCTTGGGGACTTCGCGGACACGATGCTGGCCCTCGAGAAGGGGGATGTTTCCGCGATTGCTGGAGGTCTGGTGGGGGCGGCGCGCAGCCTAAGTGCGGGTGGCCAAGTGGTCAGCCGGATCATGCCGCTCAAACGTCAGCAGGCGGTTGCTGCAAACCTTCTCGCAGCCGCCCTAGCGCAAGAACAGGGCCCGGCTGCCCAACTTCCGCGGCCGGCGCTCGACGGAAGCTGGGCGCCTCTCTTCACGCGACGTGGCGACTTGCTCAGTGTTCTCGAAGGAGGGACACAAGCGACTAAGGTCCTTGAGCAGCTTAGCACAGGTGCACTGGGGCGTGAGATTATTGAGCTCATCTGGGACGCGCCAACCAAAACGGCTGATCCCGGCCAGGCTCGTGCAGCCTTCCTGTCTTTTCTGCACGACAGACGCCTCGACGAGCACATCCTCGCCCTTGCGCAGCGGCACGATCCCGGCATCAGATCGCGCTTGGGTCAGCTGCTCGACCTGCGAGCCGTCGCGGCTACTCGCCCCGATTTGATCCCGATGTCTCAAGCCGTGGCAGAGCAGGTAGCCGCCTCTGCCCGAACGCTTCCTTTTCGAACCTTTGTGAAGTCACTGCCGAGCGCAGGGACTGCATTGGATATCGACCTCATCGTGGAGGCCGAGAAGGACATCGTCCTCCGGTTCAACCAGCGGCGTGCATGCGAAGTCACAATTGCCGTCTCTGTCCAGCCTCAGGGCATGGTGCCGGAGCGATTGGAGTTCAGCCTCTTTCCTGAAGATGATGTAAGCTTCACCGACGGCTCGCGCCGGTACACTGCAACCGAACAGCCAATCTACATGTCTACCGAATGGCCGCTGACTATCTCGTTCGGCGAAACTTGGGGTGCTGGCGAGCTAGGCAAGGAGAGTTTCCGCCTACGTGCAAGCGCACGTTTGCTCACAGGCGACCTGGTCAATCGCGATGTTCTGTGCTCGCTCGTGCGGGCAGATCGAGAAGCCACCGGGCTGCGCCGGATTGACAATGAAACGCTCATCGAGACCTATCCAGGAGTGGAGAGCACGCCTGCGCAGGACGAGGCGTTCATTGGCCGATTTGACGAGCTGGAGCAGCTGAACGAGGCTCTTGTCACTGCCCGTCGGCCGAGCCCGGTCCTGCTCACTGGTATGCGCCGCATCGGCAAGACCTCGTTGCTCTATGCCTTCCACGAGAAGAACAGGCGTCCCACGCCCAACGGAGCTGTGACCGTCTATCTGTCAATTGCTGAAAAACGTGCTGCTTTGATGGATCCGCAACGCGACGTGGGGAGCACGATATTCTCGACCATACTGCATGCTTTGGGGAAACACCGGTTCGGCCAGTCTGATCACAATCGTTTCGTCGGCGAAAAACTTCAGCACTCTCTCGGCAACGAGAAAGGTGCGGTACGCCACGCCCTATCAGACCTTCGCGACCCCGAAAGCCTGTCCGACAGTTTGATACTGCTGGGCGAGCATCTGGTGGAATGGCTCGGCGGTGTCAGCCGGGTCGTCTTCTTGATAGACGAAGCCGAGACCCTGGTGCTTCCGTACCGCGCAGGTGGGGCTAAGCGATTGGAGCTTGAGCAGTTCCTACAAAGCTTGCGGGAAGTCTCTCAATCATCGCCTGCTGTCGGCATACTGTTGTCAGGAAGCAACCACATCGCGGAATTCGCGAAGTCATATAAGAACGCGTTTTTCGGCAGCTCGCGCCAGATCGAGCTCGGGGGACTGTTCGATTATGATCTTGCGCGCCGAATGGTTGCTCCGAGCCAAGTTGAGCCTTACGTGCGCTTCGATCATGAGGCTATCCGCTACGCGATCCAGATGTGCGCCGGTATGCCGCAGTTTCTGTGGCAAGCCGGCGCTGCTACGACAGCGCTAGTCCGAACGGGGCCAGTCACTCGGTCTGATGTGCGCCGGGGCATTGCCGCGATCATAGCCGATCGAGTCTCAGAACTGCCATTCAAGGCCTATAATGTGCTTGAGCCCGTCGAGCACATGCTTGGTCTTCAGGGGGAGCGGGAGCAGGACCTCCTTTGGCTACTGCTTTGGCGGGTCGCGAATGCAAGCTCCTTAGTCGCAGACGAAGCCCAGCAACACTTCATAATCGATCAATCTCTACTAGAACTCGACGACCCAGATGCTTGGAAGCAGCGATTGATAAACCTCGTCGATCTGAACATCCTCGAAATGCCGCGCTCTGCCATGTATCGGTTCAAAGTCCCCATCTTCGCTGAAGGCTTTCGCGCGCCTCGCCACCGCCAAAATTATAATCTGCGGCACCAGAGAGCAGCCGCTTGA
- the aguB gene encoding N-carbamoylputrescine amidase has product MATRSRTVTVAALQLDLSSVDEQANIAAVSALVEDAAGRGAEIVLPPELFSGPYFCKLEDEALFALARPTAEHPSVQAMQALAARLKVAIPTSYFERDGHHYYNTLAMIDASGEIAGTYRKSHIPDGPGYEEKYYFRPGNDGFKVWQVPLRSGGFTRIGVGICWDQWYPECARVMALLGAELLFYPTAIGSEPYDADLDTSRMWRRAMLGHAVSNCMPVISANRIGSEIEHGGDAQRFYGHSFITDEWGDFLAEYGAAESGALVATIDLDRAAKHRAGMGFFRDRRPQLYGRICEDI; this is encoded by the coding sequence ATGGCCACCCGTTCGCGAACCGTCACCGTCGCCGCGTTGCAGCTCGATCTTTCATCGGTCGACGAACAGGCCAACATCGCGGCCGTGTCTGCACTGGTAGAGGACGCGGCCGGGCGCGGGGCCGAAATCGTGCTTCCGCCCGAGCTTTTCTCCGGCCCCTACTTCTGCAAGCTGGAGGACGAAGCCCTGTTCGCGCTGGCCCGCCCGACGGCTGAGCATCCGTCGGTGCAGGCGATGCAGGCGCTCGCCGCCCGCCTGAAGGTGGCCATCCCCACCAGCTACTTCGAACGCGACGGCCACCACTATTACAACACCCTGGCCATGATCGATGCGAGCGGCGAGATCGCTGGCACCTATCGCAAGAGCCATATCCCCGATGGCCCGGGTTACGAGGAAAAGTACTATTTCCGCCCCGGTAACGACGGGTTCAAGGTATGGCAGGTGCCGCTCCGATCGGGCGGGTTCACGCGCATCGGCGTGGGTATCTGCTGGGACCAGTGGTACCCTGAATGCGCGCGCGTCATGGCGCTGCTGGGTGCAGAGCTCCTGTTCTACCCGACCGCCATCGGCTCCGAGCCGTATGACGCCGACCTCGACACCAGCCGCATGTGGCGCCGCGCGATGCTGGGGCACGCAGTGTCGAACTGCATGCCGGTCATCAGCGCCAACCGGATCGGCAGCGAGATCGAGCACGGCGGCGATGCGCAGCGGTTCTACGGACACAGCTTCATCACAGACGAATGGGGCGATTTCCTGGCCGAATACGGCGCGGCGGAAAGTGGCGCGCTGGTGGCGACGATCGACCTCGACCGGGCCGCGAAGCATCGGGCGGGCATGGGATTCTTCCGCGACCGCCGTCCTCAGCTCTACGGCCGGATCTGCGAGGACATCTGA
- the msrA gene encoding peptide-methionine (S)-S-oxide reductase MsrA: MSEQAIIAGGCFWCTEAVFRDVVGVSEVESGYIGGTVPDPTYKQVCGGDTGHAEAIRVTFDPDVITLPEIFDVFLGTHDPTQLNRQGDDVGTQYRSAIFPLDDRQRAEAEAAIDRWNAEHHANAVTTIEKASAWYPAEDYHQEYWEGEGQRNRYCLAVIPPKLMKLRKSFQDKVKTA; the protein is encoded by the coding sequence ATGAGCGAACAGGCAATCATCGCCGGCGGGTGCTTCTGGTGCACCGAAGCGGTATTTCGCGACGTGGTCGGCGTGAGCGAGGTAGAAAGCGGCTATATCGGCGGCACCGTTCCGGACCCGACATACAAGCAGGTATGCGGCGGCGATACCGGTCATGCCGAAGCGATCCGCGTGACCTTTGACCCCGACGTCATCACCCTCCCCGAAATTTTCGACGTGTTCCTGGGTACTCACGATCCGACCCAGCTCAACCGCCAGGGCGACGACGTGGGCACCCAGTACCGCAGCGCCATCTTCCCCCTCGACGATCGCCAGCGCGCCGAGGCCGAGGCGGCAATCGATCGCTGGAACGCCGAACACCATGCCAATGCGGTGACCACCATCGAAAAGGCGAGCGCGTGGTACCCGGCGGAGGATTATCACCAGGAGTACTGGGAAGGCGAAGGTCAGCGCAATCGATACTGCCTTGCGGTCATTCCCCCCAAGCTGATGAAGCTTCGGAAGAGCTTCCAGGACAAGGTAAAGACCGCCTGA
- the folK gene encoding 2-amino-4-hydroxy-6-hydroxymethyldihydropteridine diphosphokinase: MRHPRFGPPRAVIAAACHALERDGVTVAARSPIVDSDPLGPSRRRYANAVAVVRSALDPEAMLGRLQQVESAFGRIRRGRRWGARVLDLDLVLWSGGPWASWQLTLPHPHFRTRPFVLAPAVTVAPDWRDPMTGLSVRQLHVRLARRTAHSA, encoded by the coding sequence ATGCGGCACCCCCGGTTCGGACCGCCGCGCGCGGTGATCGCCGCTGCCTGCCATGCGCTGGAGCGCGACGGGGTGACGGTGGCCGCCCGCTCCCCGATCGTCGACAGCGACCCGCTCGGCCCGTCCCGCCGCCGATATGCCAATGCCGTGGCCGTGGTACGAAGCGCGCTCGATCCCGAGGCCATGCTCGGCCGGCTGCAACAAGTCGAAAGCGCATTCGGGCGCATCCGCCGCGGCCGGCGGTGGGGCGCCCGGGTGCTCGACCTGGACCTCGTGCTGTGGTCGGGCGGGCCGTGGGCCAGCTGGCAACTGACGCTGCCGCACCCCCATTTTCGCACCCGCCCCTTCGTCCTCGCCCCCGCGGTGACGGTCGCGCCGGACTGGCGAGACCCGATGACCGGACTGTCGGTGCGCCAACTCCATGTCCGTCTCGCCCGAAGGACAGCGCACAGCGCTTGA
- a CDS encoding DUF1674 domain-containing protein has protein sequence MTQRATRRPGQFVKPAHWSNDPPPTPRAAPVDEKLSPTRYGDWVKNGIAIDF, from the coding sequence ATGACCCAGCGCGCGACCCGACGGCCCGGACAATTCGTGAAGCCGGCGCATTGGTCCAACGATCCGCCGCCCACCCCGCGCGCGGCGCCGGTGGACGAAAAGCTCAGCCCCACCCGCTACGGCGACTGGGTGAAGAACGGCATCGCGATCGATTTCTAG
- a CDS encoding SIMPL domain-containing protein encodes MSIRNLLLPAAALVGGCAGQPDDPRGVSRDETLLSVSASGRAESRPDRAEFQAGVETWAGSAREAAAANGRRIAEVVAALRALGVAADDIQTRAVNVSRIDYGDRRGQFQAANVVNVTLRNPARASAAVSAVTEAGANIVAGPNLSMSDPESTANLAYADAYKAARKRAEAYAAAADMEVVRVLYIRDAGGSQGNTYFRAAEATTIDAAAARPEQGPVPVAPPPPPVNAGSGMMIGTTASNVFIQVDFALRAK; translated from the coding sequence GTGTCTATTCGGAACCTTCTGCTGCCCGCCGCGGCCCTTGTCGGCGGATGCGCCGGCCAGCCCGACGATCCCCGCGGCGTCTCGCGGGACGAAACGCTGCTGTCCGTCAGTGCATCCGGCCGCGCGGAGTCCCGTCCTGACAGGGCGGAGTTCCAGGCCGGCGTCGAAACCTGGGCCGGCAGCGCGCGTGAAGCGGCCGCCGCCAATGGCCGCCGGATTGCCGAAGTCGTCGCGGCCCTGCGCGCCCTCGGCGTGGCGGCTGACGACATCCAGACCCGCGCGGTCAACGTCAGCCGCATCGACTACGGCGACCGGCGCGGACAATTCCAGGCCGCCAACGTGGTCAACGTGACGCTGCGCAATCCGGCGCGCGCCAGCGCCGCCGTCAGCGCCGTGACGGAAGCCGGTGCGAATATCGTCGCCGGGCCCAATCTCTCCATGTCCGATCCGGAATCGACCGCGAACCTCGCCTATGCCGATGCGTACAAGGCCGCGCGCAAGCGGGCGGAGGCTTATGCCGCCGCCGCCGACATGGAAGTGGTGCGGGTTCTTTACATCCGCGATGCGGGCGGCAGCCAGGGCAACACCTATTTTCGGGCGGCCGAAGCCACCACGATCGATGCCGCAGCGGCGCGGCCGGAACAGGGCCCGGTGCCCGTGGCGCCTCCTCCGCCGCCCGTGAACGCCGGTTCGGGCATGATGATCGGCACCACCGCCTCCAACGTGTTCATTCAGGTGGACTTCGCCCTGCGGGCGAAATAA
- a CDS encoding class I SAM-dependent methyltransferase — protein MRIATAAAATAILGAALATGILTAAPAIAGYQAPAAASSGSIAIDPALAAAVADPRRDADRARDRWRRPAETLSFFQVAPDMKVGEYAPGGEWYSRLLGLYLGPKGRLVGLYFDPTSGAFNEKAQAGIRDGAAKYPADIAEWSGIPAERFSAMTLEALPDAEKGTFDRILVMRMLHNLSRWNIADREIKAMRELLKPDGMIGIEQHRARADAPYAYADGSKGYLREADVIKFMEINGFDFVGRADYNANPADPANHAQGVWEMAPTLSTKREDLKALGESDRMTLLFRKRA, from the coding sequence ATGCGGATCGCGACTGCCGCCGCCGCCACTGCCATCCTGGGCGCCGCGCTTGCCACGGGAATACTCACGGCCGCGCCCGCCATAGCCGGCTATCAGGCACCGGCCGCCGCATCGTCCGGTTCGATTGCCATCGACCCGGCGCTCGCAGCAGCCGTGGCCGATCCTCGCCGCGACGCCGACCGTGCGCGCGACAGGTGGCGCCGGCCGGCTGAAACCCTGTCCTTCTTCCAGGTCGCGCCGGACATGAAAGTGGGCGAATACGCGCCGGGCGGGGAGTGGTATTCGCGCCTTCTCGGCCTTTACCTCGGGCCGAAAGGCCGCCTGGTGGGGCTCTATTTCGATCCGACCTCCGGCGCGTTCAACGAGAAAGCGCAAGCGGGCATTCGCGATGGCGCGGCGAAATATCCGGCCGATATCGCGGAATGGTCCGGGATCCCGGCCGAACGGTTTTCCGCCATGACGCTGGAAGCGCTTCCGGACGCCGAGAAGGGCACTTTCGACCGCATCCTGGTCATGCGGATGTTGCACAACCTCAGCCGCTGGAACATCGCCGACCGCGAGATCAAGGCGATGCGCGAACTGCTGAAGCCCGATGGCATGATCGGGATCGAGCAGCACCGCGCCCGCGCGGATGCCCCATACGCCTACGCCGACGGAAGCAAGGGATACCTGCGCGAGGCGGATGTCATCAAGTTCATGGAAATCAACGGTTTCGATTTCGTCGGCCGTGCGGACTACAACGCCAACCCCGCCGATCCCGCCAATCATGCCCAAGGTGTGTGGGAAATGGCGCCCACCCTTTCCACCAAGCGTGAAGATCTCAAGGCACTGGGCGAGAGCGACCGGATGACCCTGCTGTTCCGCAAGCGCGCTTGA
- a CDS encoding RsmB/NOP family class I SAM-dependent RNA methyltransferase, whose protein sequence is MAGTRTKVQGLPARTAALRMLDAVLRRGETLDIAERAYAKGLTPSDRLLARAIAGETLRWLIDLDALIDSATREVLPSDAKPRMVLRMMLAQVLRLDTPPHAVIATGLELLTGGPRRLAHGVFSALTRAEGTLPPTPTLPADVAARWGDRAGPIAAALALPPPLDLALKDWGETEQWAETLEGISLAPGHVRLPRGTAVERLPGFAEGAWWVQDIAATLPGRLLGAGDGRRVLDLCAAPGGKTLQLAAAGWQVTALDKSAKRLDRLVENLDRTGLAAEVVAADALTWEPARPYDAILLDAPCTATGTCRRHPDVLHRIASRHIAEMAGLQSAMLARAAGWLAPGGTLVYATCSLEPKEGEAQAGAVALTPHPIATGELPAPLAPTAEGWLRTDPAMLADVGGMDGFFAARWRRRAPN, encoded by the coding sequence ATGGCCGGTACTCGCACGAAAGTTCAGGGGCTGCCCGCGCGCACCGCGGCGCTGCGCATGCTCGACGCGGTGCTGCGCCGGGGCGAGACGCTGGACATAGCGGAGCGCGCCTATGCCAAGGGGCTGACGCCGTCCGACCGGCTGCTCGCCCGGGCCATTGCGGGAGAGACCCTGCGCTGGCTGATCGACCTCGACGCGTTGATCGATTCCGCTACGCGCGAGGTGCTGCCCTCCGACGCGAAGCCGCGCATGGTTTTGCGGATGATGCTGGCACAGGTGTTGCGGCTGGACACGCCCCCTCACGCCGTGATTGCCACCGGGCTGGAATTGCTCACCGGCGGGCCCCGACGCCTGGCGCACGGGGTATTTTCCGCGCTGACCAGGGCTGAAGGCACGCTGCCGCCGACGCCAACCTTGCCCGCCGACGTCGCGGCCCGATGGGGGGACCGCGCCGGGCCGATCGCCGCCGCGCTGGCCCTTCCGCCGCCGCTCGACCTCGCGCTGAAGGACTGGGGCGAGACGGAGCAGTGGGCCGAAACCTTGGAAGGCATATCGCTCGCCCCCGGCCACGTCCGCCTGCCGCGCGGCACGGCGGTGGAGCGACTCCCCGGCTTTGCCGAAGGCGCATGGTGGGTGCAGGATATCGCCGCCACCTTGCCGGGCCGCCTGCTCGGCGCGGGAGACGGCCGCCGCGTTCTCGATCTCTGCGCTGCGCCGGGTGGCAAGACGCTCCAGCTCGCCGCAGCCGGATGGCAGGTGACGGCGCTCGACAAGAGCGCGAAGCGTCTCGACCGACTGGTCGAAAACCTCGACCGCACGGGTCTGGCTGCCGAAGTCGTCGCCGCCGATGCCCTCACGTGGGAACCGGCCCGGCCGTACGACGCCATCCTGCTCGATGCGCCGTGCACCGCCACCGGCACCTGCCGTCGCCATCCCGATGTGCTGCACCGGATCGCGTCGCGCCACATCGCGGAGATGGCCGGGCTCCAATCGGCCATGCTCGCCCGTGCGGCCGGCTGGCTCGCGCCCGGCGGAACGCTGGTCTATGCCACTTGTTCGCTCGAGCCGAAGGAGGGCGAGGCGCAGGCTGGCGCAGTCGCGCTGACGCCGCATCCGATCGCAACGGGAGAGCTCCCGGCCCCGCTCGCGCCGACCGCCGAGGGGTGGCTGCGGACCGATCCCGCCATGCTGGCGGATGTTGGCGGGATGGACGGTTTCTTCGCCGCGCGCTGGCGACGGCGCGCGCCGAACTGA